The following are encoded in a window of Trichocoleus sp. genomic DNA:
- the pip gene encoding prolyl aminopeptidase has product MRELYPPIEPYQKGTIQVSELHQVYFEQVGNPEGNPIVFLHGGPGGGSDPLYRRYFNPEQWRIILFDQRGCGRSTPHAELRENTTWDLVNDIEKLRHHLGIDRWVVFGGSWGSTLALAYSQTYPEACKGLILRGIFLLRNKELQWFYQEGASNIFPDFWEAYLKPIPLNERQDLIAAYYKRLTSSDPAVRQEAARAWSIWEGSTSKLFPDLGLQARFGESQFAEAFARIECHYFVNKGFFTSEDQLLQNCNRIRHLPTVIVQGRYDIVCPMVSAWELHQVFPEAEFLVIADAGHSMTEPGIQDALITTTDRFAAL; this is encoded by the coding sequence ATGCGCGAACTGTATCCGCCGATCGAACCCTACCAGAAGGGAACAATCCAGGTTTCGGAGCTTCATCAGGTTTATTTTGAACAGGTTGGAAATCCTGAGGGCAACCCCATCGTCTTTCTGCATGGGGGGCCAGGGGGCGGCAGTGATCCGCTGTATCGTCGCTACTTCAACCCAGAGCAATGGCGCATCATTTTATTTGACCAGCGGGGGTGTGGACGCAGTACCCCTCATGCTGAACTGAGAGAAAACACAACCTGGGATCTGGTCAACGACATTGAAAAGCTGCGTCACCATCTGGGGATCGATCGCTGGGTTGTCTTTGGCGGCAGTTGGGGCAGTACCTTGGCATTGGCATATAGCCAGACCTACCCCGAAGCATGTAAAGGGCTAATTCTCCGGGGAATCTTTCTGCTGAGAAACAAAGAACTGCAATGGTTTTACCAGGAAGGTGCCAGCAATATCTTTCCTGACTTTTGGGAAGCTTACCTAAAGCCTATTCCACTAAATGAGCGACAGGATTTGATTGCAGCGTACTACAAACGGCTAACTAGTTCTGATCCGGCTGTTCGGCAAGAGGCAGCGCGTGCCTGGTCAATTTGGGAAGGCAGTACCAGTAAGCTCTTTCCTGACTTAGGGCTGCAAGCGCGGTTTGGTGAAAGCCAATTTGCTGAAGCCTTTGCCCGGATTGAATGCCACTACTTCGTCAATAAGGGCTTTTTCACTTCGGAAGACCAGCTTTTACAGAATTGCAACCGCATTCGTCATCTTCCCACCGTCATTGTGCAGGGACGTTATGACATCGTTTGCCCCATGGTCTCTGCCTGGGAACTCCATCAAGTTTTTCCGGAAGCAGAATTTTTGGTTATTGCTGATGCCGGACATTCTATGACCGAACCAGGGATTCAAGATGCGCTGATTACCACAACCGATCGATTCGCTGCCTTATAA
- a CDS encoding STAS domain-containing protein, which yields MKIVRPRGHITSANAVDLQQHLTETVISTEHPVLGVDMSCVESLDSSGLMVFVSILTLAQRLNKRLALFGISPSVRIVFELTQLDQVFEILDEHPVLEAVAA from the coding sequence ATGAAAATTGTTCGACCCCGTGGTCATATTACTTCAGCAAATGCAGTTGACCTGCAGCAACACTTGACAGAAACTGTTATTTCTACAGAGCACCCTGTTCTAGGAGTGGACATGAGCTGTGTAGAGTCTTTGGATAGCTCAGGCTTAATGGTTTTTGTTTCTATCCTGACCTTGGCGCAGCGCCTCAACAAAAGGCTGGCTCTGTTCGGGATTTCCCCTTCTGTTCGAATTGTGTTTGAGCTAACACAGCTGGATCAGGTCTTTGAAATTTTAGATGAGCACCCTGTTTTGGAAGCCGTTGCTGCTTAA
- a CDS encoding TIGR03960 family B12-binding radical SAM protein — protein sequence MAVAVEQLLTPEIFRPARYLGNERGAVHKPWESALVRWVLTYPEVYEVGASNLGHIILYSILNTQPRQLCDRAYLPAPDLAAKLRSTQTPLFAVESRRSLHDFDILGFSLSYELGATNVLEMLDLAGIPLTWRERQAAGIWNVSQGSYPLIFAGGQTATSNPEPYADFFDFIALGDGEELLPEIGLVLEEAKTAGLSRAETLLDLAQVPGVYVPQFYDMSPDGSVHPNRPDVPERVLRRVATPIPAYSIGLVPLIETVHDRLTIEIRRGCTRGCRFCQPGMLTRPARDVKPEQVIEAIETGMRETGYNEFSLLSLSCSDYLALPAVGVEVKNRLREENITLSLPSQRVDRFDENIAHIIGGTRQSGLTFAPEAGTQRMRDIINKGLTNEELLRGVKTAHEQGWDRVKLYFMIGLPGETDADVLGIAETMRWLQQECRIRGRKPIGFNVTISNFTPKPHTPFQWHSVSTTEFKRKQTLLQQEFRTIRGLKTNFTDVRISAMEDFLGRGDRRLSSVIHAAWKLGAGMDAWWESLDRAFAAWTEAIEASDLTWMYRQIERGEWNVFESTETEGQAATRQLALDAPLPWDHVDSGVDKQWLQADLQLALEAATVPDCSFEGCSHCGVCGADFGHNVVVPPPAIPVFQGHFVPNQERVQRLRVWFGKQGDMALVSHLDLVRLFDRAVRRAAIPISFTGGFHPGPRISIASALPLGTTSQGEIVDFDLTQVMDIDEFQQKLAVQLPEDIPLYQVKSIAPDTPSATQLLERAEYWIAVQAVVEDEAFVPPVADWQTWIAMILATSEIWVEQTTKSGKVRQVNLRDRLDSLEPVDLTHLETIRSGLSFEGAIGLRYVGSCRNDGTLLRPEHLLRMLEQVSQHQFQLCHAHRHQLFLTDSL from the coding sequence GTGGCAGTTGCAGTTGAACAGCTATTAACCCCAGAAATTTTCCGTCCAGCTCGTTATCTGGGAAATGAGCGAGGGGCGGTTCATAAGCCCTGGGAATCAGCACTTGTGCGTTGGGTGTTGACCTACCCGGAGGTCTATGAGGTTGGAGCCTCAAACTTGGGGCATATCATCCTCTACAGCATTCTCAACACACAGCCTCGGCAACTTTGTGATCGAGCTTATCTGCCTGCACCGGATCTGGCGGCAAAACTTCGATCAACTCAAACACCCCTATTTGCGGTCGAGTCCCGTCGATCGCTGCATGACTTCGACATTTTGGGATTCAGCCTCAGCTATGAGTTGGGTGCAACCAATGTGCTAGAGATGCTGGATCTTGCAGGCATTCCTCTCACTTGGCGAGAACGGCAAGCCGCTGGAATCTGGAATGTGAGCCAGGGGAGTTATCCTCTTATTTTTGCTGGCGGACAAACTGCAACATCTAACCCCGAACCCTATGCTGACTTCTTCGACTTCATTGCTCTAGGAGATGGAGAAGAACTGTTACCCGAAATTGGGCTAGTTCTAGAAGAAGCAAAGACGGCAGGGTTGAGTCGAGCAGAAACATTGCTGGATCTCGCTCAAGTTCCGGGTGTTTATGTGCCTCAGTTTTATGACATGTCGCCTGATGGCTCGGTTCATCCGAATCGACCTGATGTGCCAGAACGGGTGCTACGGCGAGTTGCGACTCCCATTCCAGCCTACTCGATCGGTTTAGTGCCTCTGATCGAAACAGTTCACGATCGTCTAACAATTGAGATTCGACGCGGTTGTACGCGTGGTTGTCGTTTTTGCCAACCAGGAATGCTGACTCGTCCGGCACGCGATGTCAAGCCAGAACAGGTGATTGAGGCGATCGAGACGGGGATGCGGGAAACCGGATATAACGAATTCTCGCTGCTGTCGCTGAGCTGTTCTGACTATTTGGCTTTACCTGCGGTGGGGGTAGAGGTCAAAAATCGGTTGCGCGAAGAAAACATCACGCTCTCACTGCCCAGCCAACGGGTCGATCGCTTTGACGAAAATATCGCTCACATTATCGGGGGGACGAGGCAATCTGGGCTAACGTTTGCGCCAGAAGCCGGCACCCAACGAATGCGGGATATTATCAATAAGGGGTTGACCAACGAGGAACTGCTACGCGGCGTGAAAACGGCTCACGAGCAGGGGTGGGATCGCGTCAAGCTCTATTTCATGATTGGGCTTCCTGGAGAAACAGATGCAGATGTCTTGGGCATTGCTGAGACAATGCGCTGGCTCCAGCAGGAATGCCGCATTCGTGGCAGAAAGCCGATCGGCTTCAACGTCACGATTTCTAATTTCACGCCAAAGCCCCATACCCCATTTCAATGGCACTCTGTCTCAACTACAGAATTTAAGCGAAAGCAAACCCTGCTCCAGCAAGAATTTCGCACCATCCGTGGCTTAAAAACTAATTTCACGGATGTCCGAATTTCGGCGATGGAAGACTTCCTGGGGAGAGGTGATCGGCGGTTGTCAAGCGTAATTCATGCAGCCTGGAAGTTGGGAGCAGGGATGGATGCCTGGTGGGAAAGCCTCGATCGGGCTTTTGCTGCCTGGACAGAAGCGATCGAAGCATCTGACCTGACTTGGATGTATCGGCAGATTGAGCGGGGTGAATGGAACGTTTTTGAATCGACTGAGACAGAAGGGCAGGCAGCTACACGTCAATTAGCGCTCGATGCACCACTTCCCTGGGACCACGTTGACTCTGGGGTTGATAAGCAGTGGCTCCAGGCAGATTTGCAGCTTGCACTAGAGGCAGCAACAGTTCCTGATTGTTCGTTTGAGGGCTGTTCGCACTGTGGCGTTTGTGGTGCGGATTTTGGGCATAACGTTGTTGTTCCACCCCCAGCGATTCCAGTCTTTCAGGGTCATTTTGTCCCAAATCAGGAGCGGGTGCAGCGGCTTCGGGTTTGGTTTGGTAAACAAGGGGATATGGCGTTAGTAAGCCATCTTGATTTGGTACGTTTGTTCGATCGAGCCGTGCGACGGGCAGCGATTCCTATTTCCTTCACGGGGGGCTTCCATCCGGGTCCGCGAATTTCAATCGCTAGTGCTCTCCCTCTAGGAACGACCAGTCAGGGTGAAATTGTAGACTTTGACCTGACCCAGGTAATGGATATTGACGAGTTTCAGCAAAAGCTGGCAGTTCAACTCCCTGAGGACATTCCCCTATATCAAGTTAAATCGATCGCACCTGATACCCCTTCTGCCACTCAACTGCTAGAACGGGCTGAATACTGGATTGCAGTCCAAGCTGTTGTTGAGGATGAAGCTTTTGTACCTCCAGTAGCAGACTGGCAAACCTGGATTGCGATGATTCTAGCAACTTCAGAGATCTGGGTTGAGCAAACTACAAAATCAGGAAAAGTGCGGCAGGTGAATCTCCGCGATCGACTTGATTCCCTGGAGCCTGTCGATCTGACCCATCTAGAAACTATCCGTTCTGGTTTATCTTTCGAAGGGGCGATCGGGCTGCGCTATGTTGGCAGCTGCCGTAATGATGGAACACTGCTCCGCCCAGAGCATCTACTGCGGATGTTAGAGCAGGTCAGCCAACACCAGTTCCAGCTCTGTCATGCTCATCGTCATCAGCTTTTTTTAACAGACTCTCTGTAA
- a CDS encoding Rne/Rng family ribonuclease: MSKQIIIAEQHRIAAVFSEDQIQELIVAKGTHQVGDIYLGVVENVLPGIDAAFVNIGDSERNGFIHVSDLGPLRLRKSAGSITELLAPQQKVLVQVMKEPTGNKGPRLTGNISLPGRYLVLMPFGRGVNLSRRIRNETERNRLRALAILIKPAGMGLLVRTEAEGMPEEAILEDLETLQKQWESVQQEAISTRPPCLLNRDDDFIQRVLRDVYSADVNRIVVDSHTGLKRVKQHLLNWSGGKSPQGILVDHHRDRIPILEYFRVNAAIREALKPRVDLPSGGYIIIERTEALTVIDVNSGSFTRSATARETVLWTNCEAATEIARQLRLRNIAGVIIVDFIDMDLRRDQLQVLENFNKALRSDKARPQIAQLSELGLVELTRKRQGQNIYELFGRACPTCGGLGHLVHLPGETDLPVVEPSEPARIPVAESRSAQVREARESWERPTDDLEFDSGADGQDLDILNHPNYQERSRGDNRRRRRGGRMKVGEPSLKPSININRVENAIVSPVELEAEPEAPIEEPAPIPVTTPRVVKERENRSEKPERNRIPRREKSPAEPPQVISVEMTPEEQDVYALMGISPLVLATEPVKDLKTTIVSVALPGQSRSNGGSPLPIPVSQRVNRSSLETRTDDVEELGSGEGMQPEAVDPVVESVPVPTVPVEFVDEEPLVTENESDSYPETSAPYPETSADATRRRRRRRSSLLDSDTAHNDVG, from the coding sequence ATGTCAAAGCAAATTATTATCGCAGAGCAGCACCGCATTGCTGCTGTCTTTTCAGAAGATCAGATTCAAGAACTGATTGTTGCGAAAGGAACGCATCAGGTAGGAGACATCTACCTTGGCGTTGTTGAGAACGTTCTACCCGGTATTGATGCCGCTTTTGTCAACATTGGTGACAGCGAACGTAACGGATTCATCCACGTTTCAGATTTGGGTCCATTGCGCCTTCGTAAGTCAGCTGGTTCCATCACTGAGCTACTCGCTCCGCAACAGAAAGTGCTCGTTCAGGTGATGAAGGAACCGACCGGAAATAAAGGGCCACGCTTAACTGGAAATATTAGCCTGCCCGGTCGCTATCTCGTTCTCATGCCATTTGGACGAGGCGTTAATCTTTCTCGCCGCATCCGCAACGAAACCGAACGAAATCGCTTGCGGGCCTTAGCCATTCTGATCAAACCTGCGGGCATGGGGTTGCTGGTACGGACTGAAGCTGAAGGAATGCCGGAAGAAGCCATTCTGGAAGATTTAGAAACACTACAAAAGCAGTGGGAAAGTGTTCAACAGGAAGCGATTTCGACTCGTCCTCCTTGCCTACTGAACCGGGATGATGATTTCATTCAGCGAGTCCTGCGTGATGTTTACAGTGCCGATGTTAATCGCATTGTCGTAGACTCACACACAGGTTTGAAACGCGTCAAGCAACATCTTTTGAACTGGAGTGGTGGCAAATCACCCCAGGGCATTCTAGTAGATCATCACCGCGATCGAATTCCGATTCTGGAATATTTCCGGGTGAACGCTGCGATTCGGGAAGCACTTAAACCCAGGGTTGATCTCCCCTCTGGTGGCTACATCATTATTGAACGAACGGAAGCGCTCACTGTCATTGATGTGAACTCAGGTTCTTTTACTCGATCGGCAACTGCGCGGGAAACTGTCCTCTGGACAAACTGCGAAGCAGCAACCGAAATTGCACGTCAACTGCGCCTGCGGAACATAGCTGGAGTCATCATCGTTGACTTTATTGACATGGACTTGCGGCGCGACCAGTTGCAAGTGCTAGAGAATTTCAATAAAGCCCTCCGCTCCGATAAAGCCCGACCCCAAATTGCTCAACTGTCTGAATTGGGGCTCGTTGAACTAACGCGAAAACGGCAGGGGCAAAACATCTATGAGCTATTTGGACGTGCCTGCCCAACTTGCGGTGGTTTAGGACACCTTGTTCACCTGCCAGGCGAAACTGATCTTCCTGTAGTCGAGCCGAGCGAACCTGCTAGAATTCCGGTTGCTGAATCTCGTTCTGCTCAGGTACGGGAAGCCAGAGAAAGCTGGGAACGCCCAACTGATGATTTGGAATTTGATTCTGGGGCAGACGGGCAAGACCTAGACATTCTCAACCATCCCAACTATCAGGAACGCAGCCGAGGTGATAATCGTCGTCGCCGTCGCGGAGGTCGGATGAAGGTGGGTGAGCCAAGCTTGAAACCCAGCATCAACATCAACCGTGTGGAGAATGCAATCGTCAGCCCAGTTGAGCTTGAGGCTGAACCAGAAGCCCCCATTGAAGAACCCGCTCCTATCCCTGTCACGACACCTCGCGTTGTAAAAGAGCGGGAGAATCGATCGGAGAAGCCAGAGCGCAACCGCATTCCTCGGCGAGAAAAGTCCCCTGCAGAACCACCTCAAGTGATTTCAGTGGAAATGACGCCAGAAGAACAGGACGTCTATGCGCTGATGGGGATTTCGCCGCTGGTCCTAGCGACAGAGCCTGTGAAAGATCTAAAGACGACGATCGTTTCTGTGGCATTACCAGGGCAGAGCCGCTCAAACGGTGGTAGCCCTTTGCCAATTCCAGTGAGCCAGCGCGTGAATCGATCGAGTCTGGAAACCAGAACTGATGACGTGGAAGAATTAGGCTCGGGTGAAGGAATGCAGCCTGAAGCTGTAGATCCTGTTGTTGAGTCTGTGCCTGTTCCGACTGTACCCGTTGAGTTCGTAGATGAGGAACCACTGGTGACTGAAAACGAATCCGATTCTTATCCTGAAACCAGCGCTCCTTATCCTGAAACCAGTGCTGATGCAACTCGCCGTCGTCGCCGTCGCCGTTCTTCTCTATTAGATTCAGATACTGCCCACAATGATGTCGGTTAA
- a CDS encoding ribonuclease HII: MQQLDLLQSNRVFPSHQIAGVDEVGRGALFGPVVAAAVILPEEALVDLAQAGVTDSKCLTARQRQLLAKQIQLAAVDCKIGIATVWEIDRFNILQATFLAMRRAIARLDPSPQLCLIDGNQQVPRLTMLQQTIVKGDQTSLVIAAASIVAKIWRDELIMRLAAKYPSYDLASNKGYGTTKHRLALQQHGISRQHRRSFRPCAELQASTE; this comes from the coding sequence GTGCAGCAGCTTGATCTTCTGCAGAGCAATCGAGTTTTCCCCTCCCACCAAATTGCAGGCGTTGATGAGGTGGGACGGGGTGCTTTATTTGGTCCTGTTGTTGCTGCAGCCGTTATTCTTCCCGAAGAGGCGCTAGTTGATTTAGCACAGGCAGGCGTTACAGACAGCAAATGTTTAACTGCTAGACAACGCCAACTACTCGCGAAGCAAATTCAATTGGCTGCAGTTGACTGTAAGATTGGCATAGCTACAGTCTGGGAAATTGATCGGTTCAACATCTTGCAGGCAACTTTCCTGGCGATGAGGCGGGCGATCGCTCGTCTGGATCCATCACCCCAACTCTGCTTAATTGATGGAAATCAGCAGGTGCCTCGGCTGACAATGTTGCAGCAGACGATTGTTAAAGGTGACCAAACTTCACTGGTTATTGCTGCCGCTAGTATTGTGGCAAAGATTTGGCGAGATGAGCTGATTATGCGCCTTGCAGCGAAATATCCCAGTTATGATCTGGCATCTAACAAGGGATATGGCACAACTAAACATCGATTAGCGCTGCAACAGCATGGAATTTCTCGACAGCATCGCCGCTCGTTTCGTCCCTGCGCTGAACTTCAAGCTTCTACAGAGTAG
- a CDS encoding DUF1997 domain-containing protein, whose translation MRAQFFASQSVDLHVPDQPVPIQHYLRQPQRLVQALVDPSRTEQLSVDCFRLKMRPLSFLTLSIQPIVDMQVWADSDSSLRVQSIACEIRGIEYINQRFHLNLTGRLIPEQRQEAVFLTGRADLTVQVDLPPPLWLTPKPILEATGNGLLHSVLLTVKQRLMHQLLADYRAWADQQSTDERVTRERSGLLPSNNPTL comes from the coding sequence ATGCGTGCCCAGTTTTTTGCTTCTCAGTCTGTTGATCTTCACGTTCCAGATCAGCCAGTTCCAATTCAGCATTATTTACGCCAGCCGCAACGGTTGGTTCAAGCACTGGTAGATCCAAGCCGCACAGAACAGTTAAGCGTGGACTGTTTTCGTTTGAAAATGCGCCCGTTGAGCTTCCTGACCCTTAGCATTCAGCCGATCGTAGATATGCAGGTCTGGGCAGACTCCGATAGTAGCTTGCGTGTGCAGTCGATCGCCTGCGAGATCCGCGGGATTGAATATATTAATCAGCGCTTCCACCTGAACTTAACTGGAAGACTTATCCCAGAACAGCGGCAGGAGGCTGTCTTCCTAACAGGCAGAGCTGACTTGACTGTGCAAGTTGATTTACCGCCCCCGCTCTGGTTGACCCCAAAACCAATTCTAGAAGCGACAGGCAATGGCTTGCTGCACAGTGTTTTACTGACTGTGAAACAACGATTGATGCATCAGCTTTTAGCAGATTACCGCGCTTGGGCAGATCAACAATCTACCGATGAGCGAGTGACTAGAGAGCGATCGGGCTTGCTGCCGTCAAATAACCCTACTCTGTAG
- a CDS encoding MoaD/ThiS family protein, producing MSVKVLIPTPLQQFTQSQATIECEGSTITELLNSLDSSFPGIKARLCDEQGNLRRFINFYVNSEDIRFLDGQNTALKAGDEVSIVPAVAGG from the coding sequence ATGTCCGTTAAAGTTTTGATTCCGACTCCTCTCCAACAATTTACTCAGTCCCAGGCGACGATCGAATGTGAGGGCAGCACAATTACCGAGTTGCTCAATTCGCTGGACAGCAGTTTTCCTGGAATTAAAGCCCGCCTGTGCGATGAGCAAGGTAACTTGCGCCGATTCATCAATTTCTACGTCAACAGCGAAGATATTCGCTTTCTAGACGGGCAAAATACGGCTCTTAAAGCTGGAGATGAGGTGAGTATTGTTCCCGCTGTTGCAGGTGGTTGA
- the thrC gene encoding threonine synthase: MTQAIDTQASNNQKTGATFTGLKCKECGSEYEAKALHVCEFCFGPLEVAYDYSALSRVVTRQSIEAGPNSIWRYRPFLPVTTDNPIDVGTGMTPLVQANRLARRLGLKRLFIKNDAVNMPTLSFKDRVVSVALTRARELGFTTVSCASTGNLANSTAAIAAHAGLDCCVFIPSDLEAGKVLGTLIYGPTVMAVHGNYDQVNRLCSEVANTHGWGFVNINLRPYYSEGSKTLGYEVAEQLGWQLPDHIVAPLASGSLFTKIYKGFQEFVKLGLVEEKTVRFSGAQAEGCSPIAQAFREGRDFITPVKPNTIAKSIAIGNPADGVYAVDIARKTNGNIESVNDQEVIEGIKLLAETEGIFTETAGGTTIATLKKLVEAGKIDPEETTVVYITGNGLKTQEAVQGYIGEPLTIEPKLESFERALERSRTLDRLEWQQVIV, encoded by the coding sequence ATGACTCAGGCAATTGACACCCAGGCTTCCAATAACCAAAAAACAGGGGCAACCTTTACCGGACTGAAGTGTAAAGAGTGCGGCTCAGAGTATGAAGCAAAAGCACTCCATGTTTGTGAGTTTTGTTTTGGTCCGTTGGAAGTCGCTTACGACTATAGTGCGCTGAGTCGGGTTGTAACTCGCCAAAGTATCGAAGCAGGTCCTAATTCAATCTGGCGCTACCGTCCTTTTCTGCCCGTTACAACTGACAACCCCATTGACGTGGGAACTGGCATGACTCCCCTGGTGCAAGCGAACCGCCTGGCACGTCGTCTAGGGCTGAAGCGGCTGTTCATCAAAAATGATGCAGTGAACATGCCAACGCTCAGCTTTAAGGATCGGGTCGTTTCAGTTGCACTAACACGGGCAAGAGAACTCGGCTTCACAACGGTTTCCTGTGCAAGTACCGGAAATCTGGCAAATTCCACGGCGGCGATCGCGGCTCATGCGGGGTTAGACTGTTGCGTTTTCATCCCTTCTGACCTGGAAGCCGGAAAAGTGCTGGGAACGCTGATCTATGGTCCTACTGTGATGGCAGTCCATGGCAATTATGATCAGGTCAACCGTCTCTGCTCAGAAGTCGCAAATACCCACGGTTGGGGCTTTGTCAATATCAATTTGCGCCCCTATTACTCCGAAGGCTCCAAAACACTTGGCTATGAAGTGGCTGAGCAGCTTGGCTGGCAACTGCCTGATCACATCGTTGCACCACTTGCTTCCGGTTCTCTATTTACCAAGATTTATAAGGGTTTCCAAGAATTCGTCAAGCTGGGCTTGGTCGAAGAGAAAACGGTTCGCTTCAGTGGAGCACAAGCAGAGGGATGTTCTCCAATTGCTCAAGCATTCCGCGAAGGGCGAGACTTTATTACGCCAGTAAAGCCCAACACGATTGCAAAATCGATCGCGATTGGTAATCCAGCGGATGGGGTTTATGCCGTAGACATTGCTCGCAAGACAAACGGTAATATTGAGTCCGTCAACGATCAAGAAGTTATTGAGGGCATCAAGCTGCTGGCAGAAACCGAAGGCATCTTTACTGAAACGGCTGGAGGAACAACGATCGCAACGCTGAAGAAGCTAGTCGAGGCAGGCAAAATTGACCCTGAAGAAACAACGGTTGTTTACATCACGGGCAACGGTTTGAAGACACAAGAGGCAGTGCAAGGCTATATTGGCGAGCCTTTGACGATCGAACCGAAACTGGAAAGCTTTGAGCGTGCTTTGGAGCGGTCTAGAACCCTCGATCGCCTGGAGTGGCAGCAAGTAATTGTCTAG
- a CDS encoding MoaD/ThiS family protein, giving the protein MVQEERLQPPKNGDSANDNISITVKLFAAYQEAYGVSEMVLHLPPGTTVAQVCDRCLTEHPELEQWRNLTRFGVNLQFVEPNTVLSNGDEVVFIPPVSGG; this is encoded by the coding sequence ATGGTGCAGGAAGAGCGGCTTCAGCCGCCGAAGAATGGCGATAGCGCGAACGACAATATTAGTATCACCGTTAAATTGTTTGCGGCATACCAGGAAGCTTATGGCGTATCAGAAATGGTACTACACTTGCCGCCTGGAACAACGGTGGCACAGGTCTGCGATCGGTGTTTAACGGAGCACCCAGAACTTGAGCAGTGGCGTAATTTAACCCGCTTTGGCGTGAATCTGCAATTTGTAGAACCGAATACGGTTTTAAGCAATGGAGATGAAGTTGTTTTTATTCCGCCTGTCAGTGGTGGGTAG
- a CDS encoding universal stress protein, which produces MLEKILIALDSSDLSEQVIQTVQQLHLQTEGEVIIAHVLVNLGADPDLAVDRPQVEAEAITGSSLEKLQSYQASLPCKSELEIVTGDPAEEIIRLANIHKVDLIVIGSRGLTGISRILEGSVSSQVVEAATCSVLVVKPK; this is translated from the coding sequence GTGCTAGAGAAGATTTTGATTGCTCTGGATAGTTCTGATCTTTCAGAACAGGTGATTCAGACGGTACAGCAGCTTCATCTTCAGACCGAAGGTGAGGTAATTATTGCTCATGTTCTGGTTAACCTTGGAGCCGATCCAGATCTTGCCGTCGATCGTCCTCAGGTTGAGGCAGAAGCAATTACTGGTTCCTCTTTGGAAAAGCTGCAGTCTTATCAGGCAAGCCTGCCTTGTAAGAGTGAACTGGAAATTGTCACAGGTGATCCGGCTGAGGAGATTATTCGCCTCGCCAACATCCACAAAGTTGATTTGATTGTGATTGGCAGTCGCGGTCTAACAGGTATCAGCCGAATACTGGAGGGGTCAGTCAGCAGCCAGGTTGTTGAAGCGGCAACTTGTTCTGTGCTGGTTGTCAAGCCAAAGTAG